One Phycisphaeraceae bacterium DNA window includes the following coding sequences:
- a CDS encoding YihY/virulence factor BrkB family protein translates to MSESPLLSRSLPTPIKEGIRLYERIRDDRLPQMAASLAYRSLVGLVPVLVVATVAARSLMADRFPEFVGEIISALGLQGIEVMSDGKAVALDTWVRSLVAQASGVNLSTLSWISVVIVLATAIWLVAGIEDSLNQIAHSRSTRTWSRRIILYWFLLTAGPVILAVVPFASGKLAGVADALPQWEWLLSLAKLSMSVGLTWLLLWVIYTVVPTTELKIRDLMLGALAAAVLIELGRRFLGLYLVHLVGGKAGVYSSLGVAPIFMLWLYFMWMFVLLGVSLASHVDDRRRAYTRLRAMQAPHG, encoded by the coding sequence ATGAGCGAATCGCCCCTCTTGTCGCGATCCCTGCCGACGCCGATCAAGGAAGGGATCCGGCTGTATGAGCGCATCCGCGATGACCGACTTCCGCAGATGGCCGCGTCCCTCGCCTATCGATCGCTGGTCGGCCTTGTTCCGGTGCTGGTGGTCGCTACCGTTGCCGCACGAAGCCTCATGGCCGATCGCTTCCCGGAGTTCGTGGGAGAGATCATCAGCGCCCTCGGACTCCAGGGCATCGAGGTGATGAGTGACGGCAAGGCGGTCGCCCTCGATACCTGGGTCCGATCGCTGGTCGCGCAGGCGAGCGGGGTCAATCTCTCCACACTGAGCTGGATCAGCGTGGTCATCGTGCTGGCCACGGCGATCTGGCTGGTTGCGGGAATCGAGGACTCGCTCAATCAGATCGCCCACTCGCGCAGCACGCGAACTTGGTCGCGGCGGATCATCCTCTACTGGTTCCTGCTGACGGCGGGACCGGTCATTCTGGCCGTGGTGCCCTTCGCCTCGGGCAAGCTGGCCGGTGTCGCCGACGCGCTTCCACAGTGGGAGTGGCTGCTCTCCCTCGCGAAGCTCTCCATGAGCGTGGGGCTCACATGGCTGCTGCTCTGGGTCATCTACACCGTCGTGCCGACGACTGAACTCAAGATCCGCGACCTCATGCTCGGGGCGCTCGCGGCAGCGGTCCTCATCGAGCTCGGGCGCCGGTTCCTTGGGCTGTACCTCGTCCACCTTGTTGGCGGCAAGGCGGGCGTCTACAGCTCTCTCGGCGTCGCCCCCATCTTCATGCTCTGGCTCTACTTCATGTGGATGTTCGTGCTGCTGGGGGTCTCGCTCGCGTCGCATGTGGACGATCGTCGTCGCGCCTACACCAGGCTTCGCGCCATGCAGGCTCCACATGGCTGA
- a CDS encoding DUF1570 domain-containing protein, whose protein sequence is MEVSRRTFIQSGVALAASWWLSRSVRGSPPDGLRAADGTPPPAAEGILAESTAPRDPRELDLLHARLPTFQASRRDTWVLLSDCDDPPVRAALELLEASERQVTRVSRELDFEPRDPGARHLGVLFRSFDQYRAFARAEAAHGDGSALGHYAPRERYSAFVALAPTQEFLELVRRLEQDPEVRVVRRSDRGGRRAHGASSAAQSKAMVAEAIDETRLRAARLISHEAAHQLLHERGVLPAHSGCPAWLGEGFACAFETERAIGDFGPDVDVAARRERLERALEEGAAMPLGALVGMTGRPTPGTRASLDWYAQSWSLVTWLYREQRQGLVELMSSVREGTMPASPKGRIALFESACGPLSHVEPAWREAWCRRDDDRPHATRARPPAARTST, encoded by the coding sequence GTGGAAGTCTCGCGACGCACATTCATCCAGTCCGGTGTCGCGCTCGCCGCGTCGTGGTGGCTGTCACGATCCGTGCGCGGTTCGCCCCCGGACGGCCTGCGCGCGGCAGACGGCACGCCGCCCCCCGCGGCGGAGGGGATTCTGGCTGAGTCGACCGCTCCCAGGGATCCGAGGGAGCTCGACCTCCTCCATGCTCGGCTGCCGACATTCCAGGCGTCGCGGCGAGACACATGGGTGCTGCTGAGCGATTGCGACGATCCGCCTGTCCGGGCGGCGCTTGAGCTGCTTGAAGCATCGGAGCGCCAGGTGACTCGAGTGAGTCGCGAGTTGGATTTCGAACCGCGCGATCCCGGAGCACGCCACCTCGGTGTTCTCTTTCGGAGCTTCGACCAGTACCGCGCGTTTGCTCGCGCCGAGGCGGCCCATGGCGATGGATCCGCGCTCGGTCACTACGCACCGCGCGAACGCTACTCGGCCTTTGTTGCACTGGCACCGACGCAGGAGTTCCTCGAGTTGGTCCGTCGGCTCGAGCAGGACCCCGAGGTTCGCGTCGTCCGCCGCTCGGATCGTGGTGGCCGCCGAGCGCACGGCGCCAGCTCTGCGGCGCAGTCCAAGGCGATGGTGGCCGAGGCCATCGACGAAACGCGCCTTCGGGCCGCTCGCCTGATCAGTCATGAAGCCGCCCACCAGCTTCTGCACGAGCGCGGCGTTCTTCCGGCGCACTCCGGATGTCCTGCATGGCTGGGCGAGGGGTTCGCCTGTGCATTTGAGACCGAGCGCGCCATTGGTGACTTCGGTCCTGATGTCGATGTGGCCGCGCGGCGTGAACGCCTGGAGCGGGCCCTGGAGGAAGGTGCCGCGATGCCCCTGGGGGCGCTGGTCGGCATGACGGGTCGTCCCACGCCGGGAACCAGGGCGTCACTCGACTGGTATGCGCAGTCGTGGAGCCTGGTGACCTGGCTCTATCGTGAGCAACGCCAGGGCCTCGTGGAACTCATGTCATCGGTTCGCGAGGGCACGATGCCCGCGTCGCCGAAGGGACGCATCGCCCTCTTCGAATCAGCGTGCGGCCCGCTCAGCCATGTGGAGCCTGCATGGCGCGAAGCCTGGTGTAGGCGCGACGACGATCGTCCACATGCGACGCGAGCGAGACCCCCAGCAGCACGAACATCCACATGA